The Leptolyngbya sp. FACHB-261 genome segment AACGATTGCAGCATTGTCATTCAAATGGGATGCCGCTTTTTGAACGGTGAAGTATAGTCCCTTTACGTTGATGTTGAACAACTGGTCATACACTGTCTCAGTCATTGCTTCTAGTGTTGCAAATTTTGCAATGCCAGCGTTGGCAAAGAGAACATCAATCTTGCCAAACTCCTTCGTGATCTCAGAGTAAAGCTGCTCAATTTGTCTCAAATCCACAACATCAGCTTGAAGTGCCAACACATCGCCACCGATTGCTAAAGCTGCTTCATTCAAGGTGTTGCGGTCGCGGCCAGAAATAACAACCTTGGCTCCTTCTTGCCTGAACAGCTTAGCTGTTGCTAATCCAATCCCACTGCCACCGCCTGTCACAAGGGCAACTTTTCCAGCTAATTTCACGATATTTGCCCTCTCATTTGGAGTGACTGAATACTTTTTTATAGAAGCACAAGCCACTATCGATCCGGAAGTGTTTACTAAAAAGTGATATACTTACTAACTAGTAAAAATAGCGCTAGAACAAGACTTCGCTGATGAATAATCAAACGAACAAACAGGCAAGA includes the following:
- a CDS encoding SDR family oxidoreductase, whose product is MKLAGKVALVTGGGSGIGLATAKLFRQEGAKVVISGRDRNTLNEAALAIGGDVLALQADVVDLRQIEQLYSEITKEFGKIDVLFANAGIAKFATLEAMTETVYDQLFNINVKGLYFTVQKAASHLNDNAAIVLNTSFLGEIGIPGTSALSASKAAVRSMVRTFSAELVSRGIRVNAVSPGAITTPIYGKLDMPQEAVEALAENIVDQVPMKRFGTSEEIAKAVLFLSTSDSTYVLGTEIAVDGGISQL